The following coding sequences lie in one Pontibacter sp. G13 genomic window:
- a CDS encoding nuclear transport factor 2 family protein — MNQPQDAVLSLFKATDQRNWPQVEAQFSQSVVLDYASMNGNPATTLSPQEIAGAWKNVLPGFEHTHHQIGNLQTEVKGRTASVFCYGTASHYLPHDQGNVWWVVGTYDFDLEQAPDGVWRITTMRFNYQFQDGNEALPEAAMRKVNQQGAR, encoded by the coding sequence ATGAATCAACCACAAGATGCGGTCCTCTCGCTCTTCAAGGCGACAGACCAACGCAATTGGCCCCAAGTCGAGGCGCAATTCTCCCAAAGTGTGGTGCTGGATTATGCTTCCATGAATGGAAACCCAGCCACCACGCTCAGTCCGCAGGAAATCGCCGGGGCCTGGAAAAACGTCCTTCCCGGATTCGAGCATACCCATCATCAGATCGGCAACCTACAGACTGAGGTCAAAGGCCGTACTGCTTCGGTCTTCTGCTACGGCACTGCAAGCCATTACTTGCCTCATGATCAGGGGAATGTGTGGTGGGTGGTCGGGACCTACGATTTCGACTTGGAGCAAGCTCCTGATGGTGTTTGGAGAATTACCACCATGCGCTTCAACTATCAATTTCAGGACGGCAACGAGGCACTCCCTGAGGCTGCCATGCGCAAAGTCAATCAGCAAGGCGCTAGGTAG
- a CDS encoding nuclear transport factor 2 family protein — protein MDMTLGERNKQSVLAFFQALEAEHLDQLLDLFSEDAQHINPYASGLFPEGASGKAGIRAYWEPVFPNFDGMKFPIEDLYAMEDPNRVFVKYKGQIKLKNGAGLYENDYYSTFTFNDAGLITEYVEIFNPIVAARGFGLIDQIK, from the coding sequence ATGGATATGACCCTAGGTGAACGAAACAAGCAATCTGTTCTCGCATTCTTTCAGGCTTTGGAGGCGGAACATTTGGATCAATTGCTGGACTTATTCTCAGAAGACGCCCAGCATATCAATCCCTATGCATCTGGACTTTTTCCCGAAGGCGCTTCCGGCAAAGCAGGGATTCGAGCTTATTGGGAGCCAGTATTTCCCAATTTCGATGGGATGAAATTCCCGATTGAGGACCTGTATGCGATGGAAGATCCCAACCGGGTATTTGTCAAATACAAAGGGCAGATCAAGCTGAAAAACGGAGCTGGTCTCTACGAGAATGACTATTACTCGACCTTCACTTTCAATGATGCAGGCCTCATTACGGAATATGTCGAAATCTTCAACCCCATTGTGGCGGCGCGGGGATTCGGCCTGATCGATCAAATCAAGTAG